One stretch of Streptomyces hygroscopicus DNA includes these proteins:
- a CDS encoding MarR family transcriptional regulator, translating into MKTPSDTDEPRWLTDDEQRSWLAYVQARMLLEDHLDRQLQRDAGMPHVYYSLLVKLSWAPRHRLRMTELAEAAKITRSRLSHAIARMEKDGWVRREDCPDDKRGQNAVLTDKGLKVLEETAPGHVSAVRTAVFDRLTPEQVEQFGTICRTIADGLQPEGADLPWLR; encoded by the coding sequence ATGAAGACCCCCTCAGACACCGACGAACCGCGTTGGCTGACCGATGACGAGCAGCGCAGTTGGCTGGCGTATGTCCAGGCGAGAATGCTTCTGGAGGATCACCTCGACCGCCAGCTGCAGCGCGACGCCGGCATGCCCCACGTCTACTACAGCCTGCTGGTAAAGCTCTCCTGGGCGCCACGCCACCGCTTGCGGATGACCGAGCTGGCCGAGGCGGCCAAGATCACCCGATCCCGGCTGTCCCATGCCATCGCGCGCATGGAGAAGGACGGCTGGGTCCGACGCGAGGACTGCCCCGACGACAAGCGCGGGCAGAACGCGGTCCTCACCGACAAGGGACTCAAGGTGCTGGAGGAGACCGCCCCCGGCCATGTGTCCGCCGTGCGGACGGCCGTCTTCGACCGGCTCACCCCCGAGCAGGTCGAGCAGTTCGGCACCATCTGCCGGACCATCGCGGACGGCCTGCAGCCGGAGGGCGCCGACCTCCCCTGGCTGCGCTGA
- a CDS encoding extradiol ring-cleavage dioxygenase, protein MSALDGRMPALYLSHGAPPLADDPVWPGQLAAWAAGLPRPQAILMISAHWEEAPLAVGATQQVPLVYDFWGFPQHYYQVRYAAPGAPELAERIRKTLRTAGTPVQDIPDRGLDHGAYVPLVEMYPEADIPVLQVSMPTLDPRKLMEIGRKLAPLRDEGVLIVGSGFFTHNLAAMRQRGPTPPSWSAEFDDWGQRALDAQDIDALLDFEHTAPAGRLAHPRTEHFAPLFVTLGAAEAELGSQRSVIDGFWMGLAKRSVQFG, encoded by the coding sequence ATGTCCGCGCTCGACGGGCGAATGCCCGCCCTCTATCTCAGTCATGGTGCTCCGCCGCTCGCCGACGATCCGGTCTGGCCCGGACAGCTCGCCGCCTGGGCCGCGGGCCTGCCCCGGCCCCAGGCCATTCTCATGATCTCCGCCCACTGGGAGGAGGCGCCACTGGCGGTCGGGGCCACCCAACAGGTGCCTCTGGTCTATGACTTCTGGGGATTCCCCCAGCACTACTACCAGGTGCGGTACGCCGCGCCGGGCGCCCCCGAACTCGCCGAGCGGATCCGTAAGACGCTGCGCACGGCGGGCACCCCGGTCCAGGACATCCCCGATCGGGGGCTGGACCACGGGGCGTATGTGCCCCTGGTCGAGATGTATCCGGAGGCCGACATCCCGGTCCTGCAGGTCTCGATGCCGACCCTCGACCCGCGGAAGCTGATGGAGATCGGGCGGAAGTTGGCGCCGCTGCGGGACGAGGGCGTCCTGATCGTCGGCAGCGGTTTCTTCACCCACAACCTGGCCGCGATGCGGCAGAGGGGCCCGACGCCGCCCAGTTGGTCGGCCGAGTTCGACGACTGGGGGCAACGGGCCCTGGACGCCCAGGACATCGACGCGCTGCTGGACTTCGAGCACACGGCCCCGGCGGGACGGCTCGCCCACCCGCGCACCGAACACTTCGCGCCGTTGTTCGTCACGCTGGGCGCGGCAGAGGCGGAGTTGGGCAGCCAGCGGAGCGTGATCGACGGCTTCTGGATGGGGTTGGCGAAGCGGTCGGTGCAGTTTGGGTGA
- a CDS encoding RNA polymerase sigma factor SigB: MATRAVARNQSAAAGGADGANSVRASGGEIADRDLVGMYLDEIARTPLLDAAKEVELSQSIEAGVYAQQILDGEVEEAPAAGASREELEAIATEGARAKDIFIRSNLRLVVAVARRYPRSGLPLLDLIQEGNAGLVRAVEKFDYTKGFKFSTYATWWIRQAITRSIADQSRTIRLPVHLVEELGRIRRVQREFNREHGREPEHAEIAEELGSTMERVSDVLDWARDPVSLNMSVDDEGETQFGDLLEDTSAVSPEQSVMTLLRSEELEDLIGRLDDRTASIIKARYGIDDGRERTLTEVGKQHGLTRERIRQIEKHALLELKKMARQTGFDAAA, encoded by the coding sequence ATGGCAACCCGTGCCGTCGCCCGTAATCAGTCCGCCGCCGCTGGTGGCGCTGATGGGGCCAACAGCGTTCGCGCCTCAGGCGGGGAGATCGCCGATCGCGACCTGGTCGGCATGTATCTCGACGAGATCGCTCGTACCCCGCTGCTGGACGCGGCGAAGGAGGTCGAGCTGTCCCAGTCCATCGAAGCGGGGGTGTATGCCCAGCAGATCCTGGACGGCGAGGTTGAGGAGGCCCCTGCCGCAGGTGCGAGCCGCGAGGAGCTGGAGGCGATAGCCACCGAAGGTGCCCGCGCCAAGGACATCTTCATCCGCTCCAACCTGCGCCTCGTCGTGGCTGTGGCGCGCCGCTATCCGCGCAGTGGGCTGCCCCTGCTGGATCTCATCCAGGAGGGCAACGCGGGCCTGGTGCGCGCGGTGGAGAAGTTCGACTACACCAAGGGGTTCAAGTTCTCGACCTATGCCACGTGGTGGATCCGTCAGGCCATCACGCGCTCGATCGCGGACCAGTCCCGTACGATCCGGCTGCCCGTCCACCTGGTCGAGGAGCTCGGTCGGATCCGCCGGGTGCAGCGGGAGTTCAACCGTGAGCACGGCCGCGAGCCGGAGCATGCCGAGATCGCCGAGGAGCTCGGCTCCACGATGGAGCGGGTCTCGGATGTGCTCGACTGGGCCCGCGACCCGGTCAGTCTGAACATGTCGGTCGACGACGAAGGGGAGACCCAGTTCGGCGATCTGCTGGAGGACACCTCGGCCGTTTCGCCCGAGCAGTCGGTGATGACGCTGCTGCGCAGCGAGGAGCTGGAGGACCTGATCGGCCGTCTCGACGACCGCACCGCCTCCATCATCAAGGCGCGGTACGGCATCGACGACGGCCGGGAGCGCACCCTGACCGAGGTCGGCAAGCAGCATGGCCTCACGCGTGAGCGCATCCGCCAGATCGAGAAGCATGCCTTGCTTGAGCTGAAGAAGATGGCCCGCCAGACCGGTTTCGACGCAGCGGCTTGA
- a CDS encoding short-chain dehydrogenase/reductase SDR, whose protein sequence is MTLDGKAALVTGGSRGIGEAVAIRLAEDGADVALTYHSQAERAADVVDRIKALGRRAWAVRVDGADAQEVRAAVEGAAAEFGRLDILVNNAGVGALGPLAELSLEDVDQVLAVNVRAPFLMAQAAAAHMADGGRIINIGSCMAERVAFPGGSLYATSKTALTGLTKALARELGPRGITANLVHPGPVDTDMNPADGESAALQSGFTALGRYGRPTEIAATVAHLAGDSSRYITGASIAVDGGFAV, encoded by the coding sequence ATGACACTCGACGGCAAGGCGGCCCTGGTCACCGGCGGCAGCCGGGGCATCGGCGAGGCCGTGGCGATCCGGCTCGCCGAGGACGGCGCCGATGTCGCCCTGACGTACCACAGCCAGGCCGAACGCGCGGCGGACGTGGTCGACCGCATCAAGGCGCTCGGCCGTCGCGCCTGGGCGGTGCGGGTCGACGGCGCCGACGCGCAGGAGGTGCGCGCCGCCGTGGAGGGGGCCGCCGCCGAATTCGGCCGACTGGACATCCTGGTCAACAACGCGGGCGTCGGCGCCCTCGGCCCCCTCGCCGAGCTGTCACTGGAGGATGTGGACCAGGTCCTCGCCGTGAACGTCCGGGCGCCGTTCCTCATGGCGCAGGCAGCCGCCGCGCATATGGCCGACGGCGGGCGGATCATCAACATCGGCAGCTGTATGGCCGAGCGCGTCGCCTTCCCCGGCGGCAGCCTCTACGCGACCAGCAAGACCGCGCTCACCGGCCTCACCAAGGCCCTGGCCCGTGAGCTCGGCCCGCGCGGGATCACGGCCAACCTGGTCCACCCCGGGCCGGTGGACACCGATATGAACCCGGCGGACGGCGAGAGCGCCGCACTCCAGAGCGGCTTCACCGCACTCGGCCGCTACGGCCGTCCCACGGAGATCGCGGCGACCGTGGCCCATCTCGCGGGCGACAGCAGCCGCTACATCACCGGGGCGTCGATCGCCGTGGACGGCGGCTTCGCGGTCTGA
- a CDS encoding D-beta-D-heptose 1-phosphate adenosyltransferase produces MYAPERQQEILRLARESGRVDVLSLAEEFQVTAETVRRDLRTLDRAGLVRRVHGGAIPAGRLDFEPDLAERESTAADEKDRIARAAIAELPADGSVIIDAGSTAARFAAALPLEAKLTVVTHALPVAARLADHPGIALHLVGGRVRHRTRAAVDAWALRGYGEIKADVVFLATNGFSLDGGLTTPDLAEGAVKGAMIAAARRVVLLADSAKFGREHFARFGGLDDVDLLITDTGLSPQDALAIERQGTEVARA; encoded by the coding sequence ATGTACGCACCGGAGCGTCAGCAGGAGATTCTCCGGCTCGCCCGTGAAAGCGGGCGGGTGGATGTCCTGTCCCTCGCCGAGGAGTTCCAGGTCACCGCCGAGACCGTGCGGCGTGATCTGCGCACCCTCGACCGGGCGGGGCTCGTCCGCCGTGTGCACGGGGGCGCCATCCCGGCCGGCCGTCTGGACTTCGAGCCCGATCTCGCCGAGCGCGAGTCCACCGCCGCCGATGAGAAGGACCGCATCGCGCGGGCCGCCATCGCCGAGCTGCCGGCCGACGGCAGCGTGATCATCGACGCGGGCTCGACGGCGGCCCGGTTCGCCGCCGCCCTCCCGCTGGAGGCCAAGCTCACCGTCGTCACCCACGCCCTGCCGGTCGCCGCCCGTCTCGCCGACCACCCCGGTATCGCGCTGCACCTCGTCGGCGGACGGGTCCGCCACCGCACCCGGGCCGCCGTGGACGCATGGGCGCTGCGCGGCTACGGCGAGATCAAGGCCGATGTGGTCTTCCTCGCCACCAACGGCTTCTCGCTGGACGGCGGGCTCACCACACCCGATCTCGCGGAGGGCGCCGTCAAGGGCGCCATGATCGCGGCGGCCCGGCGGGTGGTACTGCTCGCGGACTCCGCCAAGTTCGGCCGGGAGCACTTCGCCCGGTTCGGCGGCCTCGACGATGTCGATCTGCTCATCACGGACACCGGGCTCAGCCCGCAGGACGCCCTGGCCATCGAGCGTCAGGGCACGGAAGTGGCACGCGCATGA